From Pseudoalteromonas sp. DL-6, one genomic window encodes:
- a CDS encoding BlaI/MecI/CopY family transcriptional regulator, which yields MIELSKAEFEVLDALWISYPANASQIIERLSDDKQWHEKTIKTLLGRLVKKGALSFEKDGRQYIYTPCIKRADYTLKESKNFIERFFSGRIAPLVSGFAKSEQLSQQDINELKKVIDDWEKNQK from the coding sequence ATGATCGAATTATCCAAAGCAGAATTTGAAGTACTCGATGCGCTATGGATTAGCTACCCCGCTAATGCCAGCCAAATTATTGAGCGCTTGAGTGATGATAAACAATGGCACGAAAAAACCATTAAAACCTTATTGGGTCGATTAGTAAAAAAAGGGGCGCTTAGCTTTGAAAAAGACGGCCGCCAATATATTTACACCCCCTGTATAAAGCGTGCTGATTATACTTTAAAAGAGAGTAAGAACTTCATAGAGCGCTTTTTTAGTGGCCGTATAGCTCCTTTGGTAAGTGGCTTCGCTAAATCGGAGCAACTCTCTCAGCAAGATATAAACGAGCTTAAAAAAGTCATTGATGACTGGGAAAAGAATCAAAAGTAA
- a CDS encoding pseudouridine synthase yields the protein MDTKIRLAKYIAHAGVCSRKQASRLIDEGVVMVNNRQANHIDHVDENDSVIVNGQAIKGPADLVYFAYHKPVGIDCKLNQHDPSSLIHHLPQLTRVYPIGRLDKDSRGLLILTNDGDFCNQLIHPDFHQPKRYLVTVNKPLDADFCEKMAAGVPVDKQMTLPCEVTKITDNQFSIILKQGLNRQIRKMAHYCGYKVIDLYRVQISELLLDHLNLPENQFIKINKSDILG from the coding sequence ATGGATACAAAAATTCGACTCGCAAAGTACATAGCGCATGCCGGCGTATGCTCTCGCAAACAAGCGTCGCGCTTAATTGATGAAGGCGTTGTCATGGTTAATAATCGCCAAGCTAATCATATCGATCATGTGGACGAAAACGACAGTGTCATTGTTAATGGCCAAGCCATTAAAGGCCCTGCAGATTTAGTCTACTTTGCTTATCACAAACCAGTAGGAATTGATTGTAAACTCAATCAGCACGACCCAAGCAGCCTTATTCATCATTTACCGCAACTAACACGGGTATACCCTATTGGTCGCCTTGATAAAGACTCACGCGGATTGCTTATTTTGACCAATGATGGAGATTTTTGTAACCAGCTGATCCACCCTGACTTTCATCAGCCTAAACGCTATTTAGTAACCGTCAATAAACCTTTAGATGCGGATTTTTGCGAAAAAATGGCTGCAGGCGTCCCTGTCGACAAGCAAATGACTTTGCCGTGTGAGGTGACTAAAATCACTGACAATCAGTTTAGTATTATTTTAAAACAAGGACTAAATCGACAAATTCGTAAAATGGCGCATTACTGTGGTTACAAAGTGATTGATTTATACCGCGTACAAATAAGTGAATTACTGTTAGACCATTTAAATTTACCTGAAAACCAGTTTATAAAAATTAATAAAAGCGACATTTTAGGCTAA
- a CDS encoding DUF6482 family protein, protein MGIQFSELKKHQPLQKVVVHSLEMALYQVSVVINNVEYYVQESDGEFVKAVSPLHIQKRFEDIAYAQMMLRHTSAYDEMCGQPEKISSNMLEVPFGQNNLF, encoded by the coding sequence ATGGGTATTCAATTTTCAGAATTAAAAAAGCATCAGCCATTACAAAAAGTGGTGGTTCATTCACTGGAAATGGCCTTGTATCAAGTGTCTGTTGTCATTAATAATGTTGAATACTATGTACAAGAAAGTGATGGTGAATTTGTAAAGGCAGTTAGCCCATTACATATTCAAAAACGATTTGAAGACATTGCTTATGCGCAAATGATGCTCAGGCATACCAGCGCTTATGATGAAATGTGTGGTCAGCCGGAAAAAATTTCTAGCAATATGCTTGAAGTTCCCTTTGGACAAAATAACCTGTTTTAA
- a CDS encoding GNAT family N-acetyltransferase, whose translation MYLLHADNTEQLNQALRANMLEFNAQHFDAERQALGFKYLNKQNELVAGISGHVFGNWLLISWLWCDESARGNGLADSLLMSLEHAAIELGAVQAQLDTLDFQAKPFYEKRGYQVKYQLNNYPLSGARYFMEKPLIVAK comes from the coding sequence ATGTACCTATTGCATGCTGATAATACTGAGCAATTAAACCAAGCACTGCGCGCTAATATGCTTGAGTTTAATGCTCAACACTTCGACGCAGAGCGCCAAGCTCTTGGCTTTAAATATCTCAACAAACAGAATGAATTAGTTGCCGGTATAAGCGGTCATGTATTTGGCAATTGGCTGCTAATAAGTTGGTTGTGGTGCGATGAATCGGCACGAGGCAATGGCTTGGCTGATTCGTTACTAATGTCATTAGAACACGCGGCAATTGAACTGGGCGCGGTTCAGGCTCAGCTTGACACCTTAGACTTTCAAGCCAAACCTTTCTATGAAAAGCGCGGTTATCAGGTTAAATATCAACTTAACAATTACCCGCTTAGTGGTGCGCGTTACTTTATGGAAAAACCGCTAATAGTGGCTAAATAA
- a CDS encoding HopJ type III effector protein has translation MTLTDYLTTLADEPKSISFADTMAVIDEHYTFTACSFSNHGLLSSASENNGSCKIFAFAKLNGLSKQNTLDCFGKFYREDVLNNPNADDHMNIRTFMLAPEATPFLGISFDGTPLTTKK, from the coding sequence ATGACGCTCACAGATTACTTAACAACGCTCGCAGATGAGCCTAAAAGTATTAGCTTTGCTGATACTATGGCCGTTATTGATGAGCACTATACTTTTACAGCATGCAGTTTCAGTAACCATGGGTTATTGAGCTCTGCGAGTGAAAATAACGGTTCGTGCAAAATTTTTGCATTTGCTAAGCTCAACGGTCTTAGCAAACAAAATACCTTAGATTGCTTTGGTAAATTTTACCGTGAAGATGTACTAAACAACCCAAATGCCGATGACCACATGAATATTCGTACGTTTATGTTAGCGCCGGAGGCGACACCATTTTTAGGCATTAGCTTTGATGGCACGCCTTTAACCACAAAAAAATAA
- a CDS encoding HAD-IA family hydrolase: protein MIRFNRAISPFSVLSFDLDDTLYDNRPIITAAVQAQHDYLNALPGYRQQGAQFWQQCRELAALKQPELIDDVTQWRKHTLRLVLSELGFKGDEIEHHANKAYQAFADERSNITVSKDVLKLLDKLGQHYRLIAITNGNVEVERFNLKDKFELVLQAGLHGKAKPHTTLFDQAATHLNIKNSELLHIGDSLDSDVQGANNAGCQSVWLNNQAQAYAYKGLADIEITNIHALTHLI from the coding sequence ATGATCCGATTTAATCGCGCAATTTCTCCTTTTTCTGTGCTGAGTTTTGACTTAGACGACACCTTGTACGATAACCGACCCATTATAACGGCGGCAGTTCAAGCGCAGCATGATTACTTAAACGCCTTGCCAGGTTATCGTCAACAAGGAGCTCAATTTTGGCAACAATGCCGTGAACTCGCGGCGCTAAAGCAGCCAGAGCTTATTGATGATGTCACTCAATGGCGTAAGCATACCTTGCGCTTAGTATTGTCTGAATTAGGTTTTAAAGGTGATGAAATAGAGCATCATGCAAATAAGGCGTATCAAGCATTTGCTGATGAGCGAAGCAATATTACTGTGAGCAAAGACGTACTGAAGTTGCTTGATAAACTAGGTCAGCACTACAGATTAATCGCCATTACCAATGGCAATGTTGAGGTTGAACGCTTTAATTTAAAAGACAAATTTGAACTAGTCCTACAGGCAGGATTGCACGGTAAAGCAAAGCCGCACACAACATTATTTGATCAGGCTGCTACGCATTTAAATATTAAAAACAGCGAACTGTTACACATTGGCGATAGCCTTGATAGCGATGTGCAAGGTGCTAATAACGCGGGCTGTCAGTCTGTATGGTTAAATAATCAAGCACAAGCTTATGCCTACAAAGGGCTGGCTGATATTGAAATAACCAACATTCATGCATTAACCCATTTAATATAA
- a CDS encoding tyrosine recombinase XerC yields MSDNAPNISDLSDSWRTPITLFSDYLKFERQYSAHTVNQYVSQLGFAALYFNKLCDNWFAVQSEHIRRYSMALRAKQLSGRTISLKLSCIRSLYKFLKAKNITEQAHYHNPAQGIKGPKFARPLPKNLDVDQMARLLEIPDDDPLAIRDKAMMELMYSSGLRISELVGTNMQDINTRSGEILVRGKGAKERLIPVGSKALEALKNWLAVRPLYMGADEHAVFLSSKKNRISVRQVRLRMQEWGIKQGISSQVHPHKLRHSFASHILESSGDLRAVQELLGHSSLSATQVYTHLDFQHLAKVYDNTHPRAKKRTD; encoded by the coding sequence ATGAGCGATAACGCGCCAAATATAAGCGACTTAAGCGATAGCTGGCGTACACCCATTACATTATTTAGTGATTACTTAAAATTTGAACGCCAGTATTCGGCGCACACCGTCAATCAGTATGTCAGCCAATTAGGTTTTGCCGCCTTGTATTTTAATAAGCTATGCGACAATTGGTTCGCGGTACAAAGCGAGCATATTCGCCGTTACAGTATGGCACTGCGGGCAAAACAGTTAAGCGGCAGAACAATCAGCTTAAAATTAAGCTGCATTCGTAGTTTGTATAAATTTTTAAAAGCAAAAAACATTACTGAGCAAGCGCATTACCACAATCCGGCACAGGGTATAAAAGGCCCTAAATTTGCGCGACCTTTACCTAAAAACCTTGATGTTGACCAAATGGCTCGTTTACTCGAAATCCCCGATGATGATCCGCTCGCCATTCGTGATAAAGCCATGATGGAACTGATGTATTCTTCAGGGTTACGTATTAGCGAGTTAGTTGGCACTAACATGCAAGATATAAACACTCGTAGCGGTGAAATATTAGTGCGAGGTAAAGGCGCAAAAGAACGCCTAATACCGGTTGGCTCTAAAGCACTTGAGGCATTAAAAAACTGGCTGGCAGTTCGCCCACTGTATATGGGTGCAGATGAACATGCGGTATTTTTAAGTAGCAAAAAAAACCGTATCTCTGTACGCCAAGTTCGTTTGCGTATGCAAGAATGGGGTATTAAACAAGGTATTAGCTCGCAAGTTCATCCACATAAATTGCGCCACTCATTTGCATCGCATATTTTAGAGTCTTCTGGCGATTTACGAGCAGTCCAAGAGCTATTAGGCCACAGTAGTTTATCTGCAACCCAAGTTTATACCCATTTAGATTTTCAGCACTTAGCTAAGGTGTACGATAACACCCACCCACGTGCTAAAAAAAGAACTGATTAG
- a CDS encoding DUF484 family protein, producing MSELTKQQVIDYLQQHPDFLINQPELLAQLELQQQVQGATSLVHIQQRQLREHNTQLKNQIDSMSKNATQNELVYRLFSQCHRQLWSNYDFNTLASNLRNIICMSPTINECKLVRYDSAFEELVKHRLSNSNHYLGRVNQQERDLLFNNDTQSTALYLIGEPSNPYAILAFGSHDENHFEPSQDNLFVLDFVRSLQIRLLELA from the coding sequence ATGAGTGAATTAACTAAACAGCAAGTAATAGACTACTTACAACAGCATCCTGATTTTTTAATTAATCAACCTGAGTTATTAGCGCAACTTGAGTTACAACAGCAAGTTCAAGGTGCAACTTCGTTAGTGCATATTCAGCAGCGCCAATTACGCGAGCACAATACACAGCTAAAAAATCAAATAGACAGCATGAGCAAAAATGCGACCCAGAATGAACTGGTTTATCGTTTATTTAGCCAATGCCACCGGCAGCTGTGGAGTAATTACGACTTTAATACGCTGGCCAGTAACTTACGTAATATTATTTGTATGAGCCCGACTATTAATGAGTGCAAACTCGTTAGATACGACAGCGCCTTTGAAGAGTTAGTAAAGCACAGACTATCAAATAGTAATCATTATTTAGGCCGTGTAAATCAGCAAGAACGCGACTTACTCTTTAACAATGACACTCAATCGACCGCACTTTATTTAATTGGTGAGCCGAGTAATCCCTACGCAATTTTGGCTTTTGGCAGCCACGATGAAAACCACTTTGAGCCCTCACAAGATAACTTATTTGTATTAGACTTTGTGCGCTCACTGCAAATACGGTTACTGGAACTGGCATGA
- the dapF gene encoding diaminopimelate epimerase has protein sequence MLVNFSKMHGLGNDFVVIDNITQNVFLSRDQIKKLADRHFGIGFDQLLMVEAPYSPDLDFHYRIFNADGHEVEQCGNGARCFARFVRMKGLTNKHKISVSTKSGNLTLYIEKDGQVTVNMGHPNFEPNKIPLKATKRELTYIIRAEEHTVFSGAVSMGNPHCVMEVDDIETAQVDTLGPLLENHERFPQRANIGFMQVISQEHIKLRVWERGVSETLACGTGACAAMVIGFIQNKLTSTVQVDLPGGSLQVRWSGEGHPVRMTGPAEHVFDGQVAL, from the coding sequence ATGTTAGTTAATTTTTCCAAAATGCACGGCTTAGGTAACGACTTTGTTGTGATTGATAATATTACACAAAACGTTTTTTTATCCCGTGATCAAATCAAAAAGCTGGCCGATCGCCATTTCGGCATTGGGTTTGACCAATTATTGATGGTTGAAGCCCCTTACTCACCGGATCTCGATTTTCACTATCGTATTTTTAACGCTGACGGCCACGAAGTAGAACAATGTGGTAACGGTGCGCGTTGCTTTGCCCGCTTTGTACGCATGAAAGGCTTAACCAATAAACATAAGATTAGCGTGTCGACTAAGTCAGGTAATCTTACCCTGTATATTGAAAAAGACGGTCAAGTAACGGTTAATATGGGTCACCCTAATTTTGAGCCAAATAAAATTCCACTCAAAGCAACCAAACGTGAGCTGACTTACATTATTCGCGCAGAAGAACATACCGTTTTTAGTGGTGCCGTATCTATGGGCAACCCGCATTGTGTTATGGAAGTAGACGATATAGAAACAGCCCAAGTGGATACCCTAGGCCCATTGCTTGAAAACCATGAACGTTTCCCGCAGCGCGCGAACATTGGCTTTATGCAGGTTATCTCTCAAGAACACATTAAACTCAGAGTATGGGAGCGTGGTGTAAGCGAAACACTTGCTTGCGGTACCGGCGCGTGTGCCGCCATGGTGATTGGCTTTATCCAAAATAAGCTCACCAGCACAGTACAAGTTGATTTACCCGGCGGTAGCTTACAAGTTCGCTGGAGTGGCGAAGGCCATCCAGTGCGTATGACTGGCCCCGCTGAACATGTATTTGATGGGCAAGTGGCACTATGA
- the lysA gene encoding diaminopimelate decarboxylase yields the protein MDFFNYKNNQLFAEDVSVATIAQHYGTPCYVYSRATFERHYLAFANATQDHKSLVCYAVKANSNIAVLNILARLGAGFDIVSKGELARVIKAGGAANKVVFSGVAKTADEIAYALELGIKCFNVESISELERISEVACELNLDAPISIRVNPDIDAKTHPYISTGLKENKFGIGIESALSVYQHAASLPGLTIVGVDCHIGSQLTQTKPFLEALDKLLALIDELKNAGIELSHLDIGGGLGVTYDDEQPPHPSEYAAQVTQRLANYRHLELIFEPGRAIAANAGILVTQVEFIKQNQDKYFAIVDAGMNDMLRPSLYQAWQKIIPVSVRDDETPTHNYDVVGPVCETGDFLGKDRPLALKQGDLLVQRSAGAYGFTMSSNYNSRPRVAEIMVDGEQHHLIRERETIESLYQGEKVLP from the coding sequence ATGGATTTTTTTAATTATAAAAACAACCAACTATTTGCTGAAGATGTCAGCGTAGCAACCATTGCACAGCACTATGGTACGCCGTGTTATGTGTATTCCAGAGCCACGTTTGAACGCCATTATTTAGCGTTTGCTAATGCGACTCAAGATCACAAAAGCCTAGTGTGTTATGCCGTTAAAGCAAATTCAAATATTGCGGTGTTAAACATATTGGCACGACTTGGAGCGGGTTTTGATATTGTCTCAAAAGGCGAATTAGCTCGGGTGATCAAAGCCGGAGGTGCTGCTAATAAAGTGGTATTTTCTGGGGTTGCTAAAACGGCTGACGAAATTGCTTATGCGTTAGAATTAGGTATTAAATGCTTTAATGTTGAGTCAATCTCAGAGCTTGAGCGCATTTCTGAAGTGGCCTGCGAGCTTAATTTAGACGCGCCAATTTCTATTCGCGTTAACCCCGATATTGATGCCAAAACACATCCATATATTTCTACTGGGCTTAAAGAAAATAAGTTTGGTATTGGAATCGAGTCTGCATTAAGTGTGTATCAACATGCGGCATCATTACCTGGCTTAACGATTGTTGGCGTAGATTGCCATATTGGCTCACAGCTTACACAAACCAAACCGTTTTTAGAGGCGCTTGATAAACTACTGGCATTAATTGATGAATTAAAAAATGCAGGTATTGAGCTAAGCCATTTAGATATAGGTGGAGGCCTTGGAGTAACCTACGACGACGAACAACCTCCACACCCAAGTGAATATGCAGCACAAGTAACGCAGCGCCTTGCAAATTACCGTCACCTAGAACTGATTTTTGAGCCCGGGCGAGCCATTGCCGCAAACGCGGGGATTTTAGTAACACAAGTTGAGTTTATTAAACAAAACCAAGACAAGTATTTTGCGATTGTAGATGCGGGTATGAACGACATGTTACGCCCATCACTGTATCAAGCATGGCAAAAAATTATTCCTGTATCAGTGCGTGATGACGAAACACCGACCCATAATTACGACGTAGTTGGGCCGGTGTGTGAAACAGGTGACTTTTTAGGTAAAGACCGCCCATTAGCACTCAAACAAGGTGATTTATTAGTACAGCGAAGTGCTGGAGCCTATGGTTTTACTATGAGCTCAAATTATAACTCACGCCCACGGGTTGCTGAAATAATGGTTGATGGTGAGCAACATCACCTTATTCGCGAACGCGAAACTATCGAAAGCCTATACCAAGGTGAGAAAGTTTTACCATAA
- a CDS encoding lipoprotein — MKATYTLQLKQLLICTVLLCALAGCGQSGPLYLPEQPAEQKQPTDIPNKQTPAEQQQEQ; from the coding sequence ATGAAAGCGACATATACCTTACAATTAAAACAACTATTAATCTGCACCGTATTGTTGTGTGCATTAGCTGGCTGTGGCCAAAGCGGCCCGCTGTACTTACCCGAGCAGCCTGCTGAACAAAAGCAGCCAACTGACATTCCTAACAAACAAACACCCGCCGAGCAACAACAGGAGCAGTAA
- the cyaY gene encoding iron donor protein CyaY, with protein sequence MTDHEYHQLAEALMFTIEEQVDDCEADLDYESAQGILEIIFPDRSKIVINKQAPLHQVWVATKFNGHHFEMRDGQWIDNRSGAEFWSFINEASTRQAGQEIKWQSTL encoded by the coding sequence ATGACTGATCACGAATATCACCAGTTAGCAGAAGCTCTTATGTTCACTATTGAAGAACAAGTTGATGATTGTGAAGCAGATTTAGATTATGAATCGGCTCAAGGTATTTTAGAAATTATTTTTCCAGATCGCAGTAAGATTGTGATTAATAAGCAAGCCCCTTTGCACCAGGTATGGGTAGCAACAAAATTCAATGGACATCATTTTGAAATGCGTGATGGTCAATGGATTGATAACCGCTCGGGTGCAGAGTTTTGGAGTTTCATCAATGAAGCGTCAACACGTCAAGCGGGTCAAGAAATTAAGTGGCAATCAACGCTATGA
- a CDS encoding alpha/beta fold hydrolase, producing MSLGFVEYPAQSAHKATVIWLHGLGDSGDGFAPVAPQLDLPTELGVRFIFPHAPMQAVTVNGGMQMRSWYDIKSMDLDKRADEQGVRESAAKVEQLITQEIANGIPASKIILAGFSQGGVVSLHLAPRLEQKLAGVMALSTYMCVPHKLADEAKQTQLNIFMAHGSQDDVVPHSAGRSAFEVLSTHNMDVSWQEYPMGHQVCTQELQAVRQWLISRLS from the coding sequence ATGAGTTTAGGGTTTGTAGAATACCCGGCACAAAGTGCCCATAAAGCCACGGTGATTTGGCTACATGGCTTAGGTGATTCAGGTGATGGTTTTGCACCAGTTGCCCCGCAGCTCGACTTACCTACTGAGTTAGGAGTGCGTTTTATTTTTCCGCACGCGCCTATGCAGGCTGTTACAGTTAATGGCGGTATGCAAATGCGCTCATGGTACGACATTAAATCTATGGATTTAGATAAACGTGCCGATGAGCAAGGGGTTAGAGAATCAGCAGCGAAAGTTGAGCAACTCATCACACAAGAAATTGCCAATGGCATACCGGCGAGTAAAATTATTTTAGCGGGCTTTTCGCAAGGTGGCGTTGTATCGCTGCATTTAGCGCCGCGTTTAGAGCAAAAACTGGCTGGTGTAATGGCGCTGTCAACCTACATGTGTGTGCCACATAAATTGGCCGATGAAGCAAAACAAACACAGTTAAATATATTTATGGCTCATGGTAGCCAAGATGACGTTGTACCGCATAGCGCGGGTAGAAGTGCGTTTGAAGTATTATCAACGCATAACATGGATGTAAGTTGGCAAGAATACCCAATGGGGCATCAGGTTTGTACACAAGAGTTACAAGCTGTGCGCCAATGGTTAATTTCTCGCTTAAGTTAG
- a CDS encoding DUF2914 domain-containing protein: MSQKIVITANVKRKPSTSKPNVSYEWHWRRIVSISMLVIMTSAAVIYGLSSAVNADQGTPHPNEQSDLTEQQTAIVSLSDDNAVSVESEKATDADEEPVSSVAIADPKTISLDEQKPAPITEQVPSESEVQQSIIKQEVEPTTAAEPEKAVIAAIATQAPDVVNSKPAEQKEFAASANIASVAIGAKIDTATISRAVLTRSVSNREPTNVFAADVRLNQFEESLSFFSELKNLQGQQVKHVWLFEGEVMAAVALKVTSPRYRTYSTKNIMDTQIGHWRVDVVDENGLLIAQKKFRVLAN, encoded by the coding sequence ATGAGTCAAAAAATAGTAATAACAGCAAATGTAAAACGCAAACCATCTACTAGCAAACCTAACGTGAGCTATGAGTGGCATTGGCGTCGGATTGTGAGTATTTCTATGTTGGTGATTATGACCTCTGCAGCGGTTATTTACGGCCTGTCTAGCGCTGTAAATGCTGATCAAGGGACGCCGCATCCTAATGAGCAGTCTGATTTAACTGAGCAACAAACAGCAATTGTGTCGCTAAGCGATGATAATGCAGTATCAGTAGAGAGTGAGAAAGCCACAGATGCTGATGAGGAGCCGGTGAGCAGTGTCGCGATTGCAGACCCTAAAACCATTTCCTTGGATGAGCAAAAACCAGCGCCTATTACTGAACAAGTACCATCTGAGTCTGAAGTTCAACAAAGTATTATTAAGCAAGAAGTAGAGCCAACGACCGCAGCTGAGCCTGAAAAAGCAGTCATTGCAGCAATAGCCACTCAAGCCCCTGACGTTGTGAATTCAAAACCCGCTGAGCAAAAAGAATTTGCTGCATCTGCAAATATTGCCAGTGTGGCCATTGGTGCCAAAATAGATACCGCTACCATAAGTCGTGCAGTTCTGACTCGCAGTGTCAGTAACCGTGAGCCAACTAACGTATTTGCCGCTGATGTGCGTTTAAATCAATTTGAAGAGTCGTTGTCATTTTTTAGTGAGCTTAAAAACTTACAGGGCCAGCAGGTAAAACATGTGTGGCTATTTGAAGGTGAAGTAATGGCTGCGGTGGCACTTAAGGTTACTTCTCCACGTTACAGAACGTACTCAACTAAAAATATTATGGATACTCAAATAGGGCATTGGCGCGTTGATGTAGTTGATGAAAACGGGCTACTCATCGCTCAAAAAAAATTTAGAGTTTTAGCAAATTAA
- the hemC gene encoding hydroxymethylbilane synthase — protein MTEKTKLVRIATRKSALALWQAEFVKAQLEHFHDDVRVELVPMSTQGDIILDTPLAKIGGKGLFVKELEQAMLDGRADIAVHSMKDVPVEFPDDLELHVICEREDPRDAFVSNNFANIDALPQGAIVGTSSLRRQCQIRALRPDLEIRDLRGNVNTRLAKLDSGQYDAIILAAAGLIRLEMGERIRDFIEPEVSLPANGQGAVGIECRIDDSVTKALLAPLEHSETRIRVNAERAMNRHLEGGCQVPIGAYALVDGEQVHLRGLVGAIDGSEILRDEISGHVDDAEKLGIELAKKLLAQGADKILADVYRDA, from the coding sequence ATGACCGAAAAAACAAAGTTAGTTCGCATTGCCACTCGTAAAAGTGCATTGGCACTCTGGCAGGCTGAATTTGTAAAAGCGCAGCTAGAGCATTTTCATGATGACGTGCGCGTAGAGCTCGTGCCAATGTCGACTCAGGGCGATATTATTTTAGATACACCATTGGCTAAAATTGGTGGCAAAGGTTTATTTGTAAAAGAACTAGAACAAGCCATGCTTGATGGCCGTGCAGATATTGCTGTGCATTCAATGAAAGATGTACCAGTAGAGTTTCCGGATGATTTAGAACTGCACGTTATTTGTGAGCGTGAAGACCCGCGTGATGCGTTTGTATCAAATAACTTTGCCAATATTGATGCGCTACCACAAGGCGCTATTGTGGGGACTTCAAGTTTACGTCGCCAGTGTCAAATTAGAGCGCTGCGTCCGGATTTAGAAATTCGTGACTTACGCGGCAATGTCAATACACGTTTAGCAAAGCTTGATAGCGGCCAATATGATGCCATTATACTCGCAGCAGCAGGGCTAATTCGTTTAGAGATGGGCGAGCGTATTCGTGACTTTATTGAACCAGAAGTGTCGTTACCTGCTAATGGCCAAGGCGCTGTAGGCATTGAGTGTCGTATAGATGATAGCGTGACAAAAGCATTATTAGCGCCACTTGAGCATAGCGAAACACGTATTCGCGTTAACGCTGAGCGCGCAATGAACCGCCATTTAGAAGGAGGCTGCCAAGTGCCAATTGGTGCGTACGCATTGGTTGATGGTGAGCAAGTACACTTACGTGGTTTAGTCGGTGCGATTGATGGCAGTGAAATTTTACGCGATGAAATTAGTGGTCATGTTGATGATGCTGAAAAGTTAGGTATAGAGCTGGCTAAAAAATTATTAGCACAAGGCGCAGATAAAATTCTAGCTGACGTATATCGAGACGCATAA